The Streptomyces sp. NBC_01268 genome window below encodes:
- a CDS encoding sensor histidine kinase — protein MNDLVRQHTALSESDLDWLHMLVSEWQLLSDLSFADLVLWVPTLDGTRYVSVAQMRPNTGPTSYQDDMVGHLVPRGRRPLLDAALDEGRIVREGDPEWREEVPVRVESIPVRREGRVLGVIARNTNLLTVRTPSRLELTYLQSASDLAQMIAAGSFPFPGEQVDMDSSPRAGDGLMRLDADGVVQYASPNALSAYHRLGLAADLTGQHLGQITAELAPSRGPVDEALATMASGYAPREFEVEGNGGSIQLRAIPLKPKGTRIGSLVLLRDVTELRRRERELITKDATIREIHHRVKNNLQTVAALLRLQARRMDSEGGREALNEAVRRVGSIAIVHETLSQNLDERVEFDEIADRVIAMVAEISPGKVTCRRNGRFGILDAEVATPLAMVLTEILQNALEHAFAPGEQGTVEVTAVRGEPRADARLLITVKDDGRGLPEGFDPQRAGNLGLQIVRTLVEGELGGGFDMQPGAEGGTRVVLDIPVKSQK, from the coding sequence ATGAACGACCTCGTCCGCCAGCACACCGCTCTGAGCGAGTCCGACCTCGACTGGCTCCACATGCTGGTGTCGGAGTGGCAGCTGCTCTCCGACCTCTCCTTCGCCGACCTCGTCCTGTGGGTCCCGACCCTCGACGGCACCCGGTACGTCTCCGTCGCCCAGATGCGGCCGAACACCGGCCCCACCTCGTACCAGGACGACATGGTCGGGCATCTGGTCCCGCGCGGCCGACGCCCGCTCCTGGACGCCGCCCTGGACGAGGGCCGGATCGTGCGCGAGGGCGACCCCGAGTGGCGCGAGGAGGTCCCGGTCCGGGTCGAGTCCATCCCCGTGCGCCGCGAGGGCCGCGTCCTCGGCGTCATCGCCCGCAACACCAACCTGCTCACCGTCCGGACCCCGTCCCGGCTGGAGCTCACCTACCTCCAGTCCGCCTCCGACCTGGCCCAGATGATCGCCGCGGGCAGCTTCCCCTTCCCCGGCGAGCAGGTCGACATGGACTCCTCGCCGCGGGCCGGCGACGGACTGATGCGGCTCGACGCCGACGGCGTCGTCCAGTACGCCTCGCCCAACGCCCTCTCCGCGTACCACCGGCTCGGCCTCGCCGCCGACCTCACCGGCCAGCACCTCGGCCAGATCACCGCCGAACTCGCCCCCTCCCGCGGCCCGGTCGACGAGGCCCTGGCCACGATGGCCTCCGGCTACGCCCCGCGCGAGTTCGAGGTCGAGGGCAACGGCGGCTCGATCCAGCTGCGCGCGATCCCGCTCAAGCCCAAGGGCACCCGGATCGGTTCGCTGGTCCTGCTCCGGGACGTCACCGAACTGCGCCGACGCGAGCGCGAGTTGATCACCAAGGACGCCACCATCCGGGAGATCCACCACCGGGTGAAGAACAACCTCCAGACGGTGGCAGCCCTGTTGCGGCTCCAGGCCCGCCGGATGGACTCGGAGGGCGGGCGCGAGGCCCTCAACGAGGCCGTGCGGCGCGTCGGTTCGATCGCCATCGTCCACGAGACGCTGTCCCAGAACCTGGACGAGCGGGTCGAGTTCGACGAGATCGCGGACCGGGTGATCGCGATGGTCGCCGAGATCTCCCCGGGCAAGGTGACCTGCCGGCGCAACGGCCGCTTCGGCATCCTGGACGCCGAGGTCGCCACCCCGCTCGCCATGGTCCTGACCGAGATCCTGCAGAACGCCCTGGAGCACGCCTTCGCGCCGGGGGAGCAGGGCACCGTCGAGGTCACCGCCGTCCGCGGCGAGCCCCGCGCCGACGCCCGTCTGCTGATCACGGTCAAGGACGACGGCCGCGGTCTGCCCGAGGGCTTCGACCCGCAGCGGGCCGGCAACCTCGGACTGCAGATCGTGCGGACGCTGGTCGAGGGCGAGCTCGGCGGCGGCTTCGACATGCAGCCGGGCGCCGAGGGCGGCACCCGCGTCGTGCTCGACATCCCCGTGAAGTCCCAGAAGTAG